A genomic region of Aureimonas populi contains the following coding sequences:
- a CDS encoding peptide ABC transporter substrate-binding protein → MTSRLLSRLAVAALLSSTMMASQAMAQTLHRGNGGEPQTLDQAQTSINVEAFILKDLYEGLVIYSADGEVVPGAAESWEISEDGTVYTFTIRADANWSNGDPVVAEDFVYSMRRLQNPETAAGYANILYPIKNAESVNKGETPVEELGVRAVDDKTLEITLERPTPFFIELLTHQTGLPVHPATVEAQGANFVRPGTMVSNGAFTLAAQVANDHIRVEKNPEYWDAENVQLEAVMFYPIDDVAASQRRFQAGELDVVLNFAADQIDFLREQFGEQVRVAPRLSTEYYAFDTRTAPFDNANVRRALSMVIDRQFLSDEIFNGARLPQYSMVPPGIEGYEEPSQPDFAELDQLDREDEALRLLEEAGYGPGGQPLNIEIRYNTNTDHERVATAIADNWSTALGANVTMTNLDVSSHYAYLQEGGTFNVARAGWVGDYADPENFLALATTANGTFNYSKWSNAEYDRLVAESYDEQDPERRMALLHEAEAILLAEQPNAPILNSASLWLVSDRVTGWADNSSDEHLSKYLSVER, encoded by the coding sequence ATGACCTCTAGACTTCTGTCCCGCCTTGCCGTCGCGGCGCTTCTTTCCTCGACGATGATGGCCTCCCAGGCCATGGCGCAGACCCTCCATCGGGGGAATGGCGGCGAACCGCAGACGCTCGACCAGGCTCAGACCTCGATCAATGTCGAGGCGTTCATCCTGAAGGATCTCTACGAGGGACTGGTGATCTACAGCGCCGATGGCGAGGTTGTGCCCGGGGCGGCGGAAAGCTGGGAGATTTCGGAGGACGGAACGGTCTACACCTTCACCATCCGCGCCGACGCCAACTGGTCGAACGGCGACCCGGTGGTGGCCGAGGACTTCGTCTATTCCATGCGCCGCCTGCAGAACCCCGAAACGGCGGCCGGCTACGCCAATATCCTCTACCCGATCAAGAACGCCGAAAGCGTCAACAAGGGCGAGACGCCGGTCGAGGAGCTCGGCGTGCGCGCCGTGGACGACAAGACGCTCGAGATCACGCTGGAGCGCCCCACTCCCTTCTTCATCGAGCTTCTGACCCACCAGACGGGCCTGCCGGTGCACCCCGCCACGGTGGAGGCGCAAGGGGCGAACTTCGTGCGCCCCGGCACCATGGTCTCGAACGGCGCCTTCACCCTCGCCGCCCAGGTCGCCAACGACCATATCCGCGTGGAGAAGAACCCCGAATACTGGGATGCCGAGAACGTCCAGCTCGAAGCGGTGATGTTCTATCCCATCGACGACGTCGCCGCATCGCAGCGTCGTTTCCAGGCTGGCGAACTGGACGTCGTCCTCAATTTCGCGGCGGACCAGATCGACTTCCTGCGCGAGCAGTTCGGCGAGCAGGTGCGCGTCGCGCCGCGCCTTTCGACCGAATACTATGCCTTCGACACCCGCACCGCGCCGTTCGACAACGCGAACGTGCGCCGCGCCCTCTCGATGGTCATCGACCGTCAGTTCCTTTCGGACGAGATTTTCAACGGCGCCCGCCTGCCGCAATACTCCATGGTGCCTCCGGGCATCGAGGGCTACGAGGAACCGTCGCAGCCCGATTTCGCCGAACTCGACCAGCTCGACCGCGAGGACGAGGCGCTGCGGCTGCTGGAGGAGGCCGGCTACGGCCCGGGCGGCCAGCCGCTGAACATCGAGATCCGCTACAACACCAATACCGACCACGAGCGCGTGGCCACCGCCATCGCCGACAACTGGTCCACCGCGCTGGGCGCCAACGTCACCATGACCAATCTCGACGTGTCCTCCCACTACGCCTACCTGCAGGAAGGCGGCACGTTCAACGTGGCGCGCGCCGGTTGGGTCGGCGACTATGCGGACCCTGAGAACTTCCTGGCGCTGGCGACCACGGCCAACGGCACCTTCAACTATTCCAAATGGTCCAACGCGGAGTATGACCGGCTTGTCGCCGAAAGCTACGACGAGCAGGACCCGGAGCGCCGCATGGCACTGCTGCATGAAGCAGAGGCGATCCTCCTCGCCGAGCAGCCCAACGCGCCGATCCTGAACTCCGCCTCGCTCTGGCTCGTCTCCGACCGGGTGACGGGCTGGGCGGACAATTCGTCCGACGAGCATCTTTCCAAGTATCTCTCGGTCGAGCGCTAA
- a CDS encoding NAD(P)-dependent oxidoreductase, translating to MNELSPPLPDIAAGRLDAETLAGNFSDLHPPLEGHEALVEADRCYFCFDAPCMQACPTSIDIPLFIREIQSGNPVGAAKTILRSNILGGMCARVCPVETLCEEACVREKAEGKPVKIGMLQRHATDSVVGVREHPFTRAEPTGKRVAVVGAGPAGLSCAHRLAMLGHEVVLYDARPKAGGLNEYGIASYKATGDFAQREVEFVLSIGGITLETGKRLGRDLDLDDLRDMYDAVFLGIGLAGVNALGGEAGEAAGQHDAVAWIAELRQTLDLSRLPIGRRVAVIGGGMTAIDVAVQAKALGAEEVTLLYRRGREAMSASRYEQEIAAARGVHIRCNLSPRRILAENGHVRGIEMERTRQDEGRLVQTGETTLIEADQVFRAIGQSFRLEGVDLEEVGVRTEDGRIAVDEERRTSLPGVWAGGDCVAGGEDLTVVAVEDGKRAALSIHAALSREAPGFLARASQTLSGLVHGRL from the coding sequence ATGAACGAGCTTTCTCCCCCTCTTCCCGACATCGCCGCAGGCCGTCTCGACGCCGAGACGCTGGCGGGCAACTTCTCGGACCTGCATCCTCCCCTGGAGGGCCACGAGGCGCTGGTCGAGGCGGATCGCTGCTATTTCTGCTTCGACGCGCCCTGCATGCAGGCCTGCCCGACCTCCATCGACATCCCGCTCTTCATCCGCGAAATCCAGTCGGGCAACCCGGTGGGCGCGGCCAAGACGATCCTGCGCTCCAACATACTGGGCGGCATGTGCGCCCGCGTCTGCCCGGTGGAGACGCTGTGCGAGGAGGCCTGCGTGCGCGAGAAGGCGGAGGGCAAGCCGGTGAAGATCGGTATGCTCCAGCGCCATGCGACCGACAGCGTGGTCGGCGTGCGCGAGCATCCCTTCACGCGCGCCGAGCCCACGGGCAAGCGTGTGGCGGTGGTGGGCGCGGGCCCCGCCGGCCTTTCCTGCGCCCATCGCCTCGCCATGCTGGGCCACGAGGTCGTGCTCTACGACGCGCGCCCCAAGGCCGGCGGGCTGAACGAGTACGGGATCGCCTCCTACAAGGCGACGGGCGATTTCGCGCAGAGGGAAGTGGAGTTCGTCCTTTCCATCGGCGGCATCACGCTGGAGACGGGCAAGCGGCTCGGCCGCGACCTCGATCTCGACGATCTGCGCGACATGTACGATGCGGTTTTCCTCGGGATCGGCCTTGCGGGCGTCAACGCGCTGGGCGGGGAGGCGGGCGAGGCCGCAGGCCAGCACGACGCCGTCGCCTGGATCGCGGAGCTTCGCCAGACGCTCGACCTTTCGCGACTGCCCATCGGCCGCCGCGTCGCCGTGATCGGCGGCGGCATGACGGCGATCGATGTCGCCGTGCAGGCCAAGGCCCTCGGCGCCGAGGAGGTGACGCTTCTCTACCGGCGGGGCCGCGAGGCGATGAGCGCCTCGCGATACGAGCAGGAGATCGCCGCCGCGCGAGGGGTTCATATCCGCTGCAACCTCAGCCCGAGGCGCATTCTGGCCGAGAACGGCCATGTGCGCGGCATAGAGATGGAGCGCACGCGCCAGGACGAGGGGCGGCTCGTCCAGACCGGCGAGACGACCCTGATCGAGGCCGACCAGGTGTTCCGGGCCATCGGCCAGAGCTTCCGGCTGGAGGGCGTCGATCTGGAGGAAGTGGGCGTCAGGACGGAAGACGGGCGCATCGCGGTGGACGAGGAGCGGCGCACAAGCCTTCCCGGCGTTTGGGCGGGCGGCGATTGCGTCGCCGGAGGCGAGGATCTGACCGTCGTGGCGGTGGAAGACGGCAAGCGCGCCGCCCTGTCCATCCACGCAGCCCTTTCGCGCGAGGCGCCGGGCTTCCTGGCGCGCGCGAGCCAGACGCTGTCCGGCCTCGTCCACGGCCGGCTTTAG
- a CDS encoding NAD(+) synthase, whose product MRSTPSTRGDFHALHAHGFLRVGVSTPRVFVADPARNAEATIMEARLASGEGCDLLVFPELNLSAYAIDDLHLQDALLDGVEEALAQVVEASGELSPVLLVGAPLRRNGRLYNCAVAISRGSILGVVPKTYLPNYREFYEKRWFASGGGLTGLSISLLGQSVPFGPDLVFEASDLADFVFHVEICEDFWAPLPPSSRGALAGALVLCNLSASNITVGKAADRHLLCASQAMRTLSAYVYSAAGTGESSTDLSWDGQGAISELGDLLAESKRFSREPQRIVADVDLSRLRQERMRMPTFDDAAALADDPEKAFRRISFEHRPSFADLGLKRPLRRFPFVPNAPERLDLDCYEAFNIQVCALARRFESTPGRHMVIGVSGGLDSTHALIVAAKACDLLGLPRQTILGFTMPGFATGETTKANAWRLMTALGVEAQEIDIRPAARQMLADMDHPFASGEPAYDVTFENVQAGLRTDYLFRLANQRHGFVIGTGDLSELALGWCTYGVGDHMSHYGVNAGVPKTLIQYLIRWTVSSRQFDGETGEVLTAILDTEISPELVPPGEDGLIQSTESKVGPYELNDFFLFHILRNGQRPSKVAFLALHAWRDASAGLWPAGFPEEAKNAYNLATIRHWLEKFLIRFFATSQFKRSALPNGPKVSAGGALSPRGDWRAPSDARADAWLRELERVPLA is encoded by the coding sequence ATGCGTTCGACCCCCTCAACACGTGGCGATTTCCATGCCTTGCATGCGCATGGCTTCCTGCGCGTGGGCGTCTCTACGCCGCGCGTCTTCGTGGCCGACCCCGCCCGCAACGCCGAAGCCACCATCATGGAGGCTCGGCTCGCCAGCGGGGAGGGCTGCGACCTTCTCGTCTTTCCCGAACTGAACCTTTCCGCCTACGCCATCGACGACCTGCATCTGCAGGATGCGCTGCTCGACGGCGTGGAGGAGGCGCTGGCGCAGGTGGTGGAGGCGAGCGGCGAGCTGAGCCCCGTCCTCCTCGTCGGCGCGCCGCTGCGCCGCAACGGGCGGCTCTACAATTGCGCCGTCGCCATCTCGCGCGGCTCCATTCTCGGCGTGGTTCCCAAGACCTATCTGCCCAATTACCGGGAATTCTACGAGAAGCGCTGGTTCGCCTCCGGCGGCGGGCTGACGGGCCTCTCCATCTCCCTCCTGGGGCAGAGCGTGCCCTTCGGCCCCGACCTCGTGTTCGAGGCGAGCGACCTTGCCGACTTCGTCTTCCATGTGGAGATCTGCGAGGACTTCTGGGCGCCGCTGCCGCCCTCCAGCCGAGGGGCGCTCGCCGGCGCGCTGGTGCTGTGCAATCTGTCGGCCTCCAACATCACCGTCGGCAAGGCGGCGGACCGGCATCTGCTGTGCGCCAGCCAGGCCATGCGCACCCTCTCGGCCTATGTCTACTCGGCGGCCGGGACGGGCGAAAGCTCCACCGACCTTTCGTGGGACGGGCAGGGCGCGATCTCCGAACTCGGCGACCTCCTGGCCGAATCGAAGCGCTTCTCGCGCGAGCCGCAGCGCATCGTCGCCGATGTCGACCTCTCGCGCCTGCGCCAGGAGCGGATGCGGATGCCGACCTTCGACGACGCCGCCGCGCTCGCCGACGACCCGGAAAAAGCATTCCGCCGCATCTCCTTCGAACACCGGCCGAGCTTTGCCGATCTCGGCCTCAAGCGCCCCTTGCGGCGCTTCCCCTTCGTGCCGAACGCGCCCGAGCGCCTCGATCTCGACTGCTACGAGGCGTTCAACATCCAGGTCTGCGCGCTCGCCCGGCGCTTCGAATCGACGCCCGGCCGGCACATGGTGATCGGCGTTTCGGGCGGGCTCGATTCCACCCATGCCCTCATCGTCGCCGCCAAGGCCTGCGACCTGCTGGGCCTGCCGCGCCAGACCATCCTCGGCTTCACCATGCCGGGCTTTGCCACCGGCGAGACGACGAAGGCGAACGCCTGGAGGCTGATGACCGCGCTCGGCGTCGAGGCGCAGGAGATCGACATTCGCCCCGCCGCCCGCCAGATGCTCGCCGATATGGACCACCCCTTCGCCAGCGGCGAGCCCGCTTACGACGTGACCTTCGAGAACGTGCAGGCGGGGCTTCGCACCGACTACCTCTTCCGCCTCGCCAACCAGCGCCACGGCTTCGTCATCGGCACGGGCGACCTGTCGGAGCTGGCGCTCGGCTGGTGCACCTACGGCGTGGGCGACCATATGAGTCACTACGGCGTCAATGCCGGCGTGCCCAAGACCCTGATCCAGTATCTCATTCGCTGGACCGTGTCCTCGCGCCAGTTCGACGGGGAGACCGGCGAGGTGCTGACCGCCATCCTCGACACAGAGATTTCGCCCGAGCTGGTGCCGCCCGGCGAGGACGGGTTGATCCAGAGCACGGAATCGAAGGTCGGGCCCTATGAGCTGAACGACTTCTTTCTGTTCCACATCCTGCGCAACGGCCAGCGGCCCTCCAAGGTGGCCTTCCTCGCCCTTCACGCCTGGCGCGATGCCTCGGCCGGATTGTGGCCCGCCGGCTTTCCCGAGGAGGCGAAGAACGCCTACAACCTCGCCACCATCCGCCACTGGCTGGAGAAGTTCCTGATCCGCTTCTTCGCCACCTCGCAGTTCAAGCGCTCGGCTCTGCCGAATGGGCCGAAGGTCTCGGCCGGCGGCGCCCTCTCCCCGCGCGGCGACTGGCGGGCCCCCTCGGACGCGCGGGCGGACGCCTGGCTCCGGGAGCTGGAGCGCGTGCCCCTCGCGTGA
- a CDS encoding cysteine hydrolase family protein: MPDHLEQTQAFLAFPTVHLCVDMQRMFAEETDWRTPWMSRVLPRVERLVAHRLADTVFTRFIPPRTAQEAKGAWCEYFTRWHQFTRAEMDEGLTELVPELARFAPPAMVVDKVVYSPFQTGDLDALLEERGAQTLIVTGAETDVCVLAAVMGAVDHGYRVVLPRDALCSSTDETHDALIALYDRRYSQQIALTDVETVLSLW; the protein is encoded by the coding sequence ATGCCCGATCACCTGGAACAGACCCAAGCCTTCCTTGCCTTCCCCACGGTGCATCTTTGCGTCGACATGCAGCGCATGTTCGCCGAAGAGACGGACTGGCGCACGCCCTGGATGAGCCGCGTGCTGCCGCGCGTCGAGCGCCTCGTGGCGCATCGGCTGGCCGACACGGTGTTCACCCGCTTCATCCCGCCGCGAACGGCACAGGAGGCGAAGGGCGCGTGGTGCGAATATTTTACGCGCTGGCACCAGTTCACCCGCGCCGAGATGGACGAGGGGCTGACCGAGCTGGTGCCGGAGCTTGCCCGTTTCGCTCCCCCCGCCATGGTGGTCGACAAGGTGGTGTACTCGCCTTTCCAGACGGGCGATCTCGATGCGCTGCTTGAAGAGCGCGGGGCGCAGACGCTGATCGTCACCGGTGCGGAGACCGATGTCTGCGTGCTGGCCGCCGTGATGGGGGCGGTGGATCACGGCTACCGCGTGGTGCTGCCCAGGGACGCGCTCTGCTCCTCCACCGACGAGACGCATGACGCGCTGATCGCGCTTTACGACCGGCGCTACAGCCAGCAGATCGCGCTCACCGATGTGGAGACGGTCCTCTCCCTGTGGTGA
- the preA gene encoding NAD-dependent dihydropyrimidine dehydrogenase subunit PreA: MADLSTNFIGVSSPNPFWLASAPPTDKEYNVQRAFEAGWGGVVWKTLGAAGSPVVNVNGPRYGAIHGPDRRLLGLNNIELITDRDLEINLEEIARVKRNWPDRAMIVSLMVPCEEEEWKSILARVMETGCDAVELNFGCPHGMSERGMGSAVGQVPDYIEMVARWCKQHSNLPVIVKLTPNITDIRYPARAARKGGADAVSLINTISSIVSVDLDNFAPTPTIDGKGSHGGYCGPAVKPIALNMVAEIARDRETYGLPISGIGGVTTWRDAAEFIALGCGTVQVCTAAMTYGFKVVQEMASGLSEWMDEKGYASIEDFRGKAVRNVTDWQYLNLSYVTKARIDQDLCIECGRCHIACEDTSHQAITAMVDGRRHFEVIDEECVGCNLCVNVCPVEDCITMERIEGTDPRTGKPIPAAYSNWTAHPNNPMRKEAMQFAPEPVTLPEPAE; encoded by the coding sequence ATGGCAGACCTCTCCACCAATTTCATCGGCGTCTCTTCCCCGAACCCTTTCTGGCTGGCCTCCGCGCCGCCGACCGACAAGGAATACAACGTCCAGCGCGCCTTCGAGGCGGGCTGGGGCGGCGTGGTGTGGAAGACGCTGGGCGCGGCCGGCTCGCCGGTCGTCAACGTGAACGGGCCCCGCTACGGCGCCATCCACGGCCCGGACCGCCGCCTGCTCGGCCTCAACAATATCGAGCTGATCACCGACCGGGACCTGGAGATCAACCTGGAGGAGATCGCGCGCGTGAAGCGCAACTGGCCCGACCGGGCCATGATCGTCTCGCTGATGGTGCCGTGCGAGGAGGAGGAGTGGAAATCCATCCTCGCCCGCGTGATGGAGACCGGCTGCGATGCGGTGGAGCTGAATTTCGGCTGCCCGCACGGCATGAGCGAGCGCGGTATGGGCTCGGCGGTGGGGCAGGTGCCCGACTATATCGAGATGGTGGCGCGCTGGTGCAAGCAGCACTCGAACCTGCCCGTCATCGTCAAGCTGACGCCCAACATCACCGATATCCGCTACCCGGCGCGTGCGGCCAGGAAGGGCGGGGCGGACGCGGTGTCGCTCATCAACACCATCTCCTCCATCGTCTCGGTGGACCTCGACAATTTCGCCCCCACACCCACCATCGACGGCAAGGGCAGCCATGGTGGCTATTGCGGGCCGGCGGTGAAGCCCATCGCGCTCAACATGGTGGCCGAGATCGCGCGCGACCGCGAGACCTACGGCCTGCCGATCTCCGGCATCGGCGGGGTGACGACATGGCGCGACGCGGCCGAGTTCATCGCGCTCGGATGCGGCACGGTGCAGGTCTGCACCGCCGCCATGACCTACGGTTTCAAGGTGGTGCAGGAGATGGCCTCGGGCCTGTCCGAGTGGATGGACGAGAAGGGCTATGCCTCGATCGAGGACTTCCGCGGCAAGGCGGTGCGCAACGTCACCGACTGGCAGTACCTCAACCTCAGCTACGTCACCAAGGCGCGGATCGACCAGGATCTGTGCATCGAATGCGGGCGATGCCACATCGCCTGCGAGGACACCTCGCATCAGGCGATCACCGCCATGGTGGACGGCAGGCGCCATTTCGAGGTGATCGACGAGGAATGCGTCGGCTGCAATCTGTGCGTGAATGTGTGTCCGGTGGAGGACTGCATCACCATGGAGCGGATCGAGGGGACGGACCCGCGCACCGGCAAGCCCATCCCCGCCGCCTATTCCAACTGGACGGCGCACCCGAACAACCCGATGCGCAAGGAAGCGATGCAGTTCGCGCCCGAGCCCGTGACGCTGCCCGAGCCGGCGGAGTGA
- a CDS encoding TetR family transcriptional regulator C-terminal domain-containing protein: MSLLTGTKAARPRAATRIQAANRELILEAALPVFSSHGFRGATVERIAQAAGMSKPNLLYYFRRKEDVYAAVLERTLEAWLAPLEALDAAGDPLDELRGYILAKMRLSAEQPEASRLFANEILHGAPVVGTFLRTRLKALVAQKAAVLTRWIDEGRLAPVDPVHLLFMIWAMTQHYADFDVQVRAILDERVDRPTFGEEAARAVLSIVMNGVSPR, translated from the coding sequence ATGTCGCTCTTGACCGGGACAAAAGCCGCCAGGCCGCGCGCGGCCACGCGCATCCAGGCCGCCAACCGCGAGCTGATCCTGGAGGCGGCGCTGCCGGTCTTCTCCTCGCACGGCTTCCGGGGCGCGACCGTGGAGCGAATCGCGCAGGCGGCCGGCATGTCCAAGCCGAACCTCCTCTACTATTTCCGCCGCAAGGAAGACGTGTACGCCGCCGTTCTGGAGCGCACGCTGGAGGCCTGGCTGGCGCCGCTGGAAGCACTCGATGCCGCCGGCGACCCGCTCGACGAGCTGCGCGGATACATCCTGGCCAAGATGCGCCTCTCGGCCGAGCAGCCCGAAGCCTCGCGGCTCTTCGCCAACGAGATCCTGCATGGCGCGCCGGTGGTCGGCACCTTCCTCAGGACGCGGTTGAAGGCGCTCGTCGCGCAGAAGGCCGCCGTCCTGACGCGCTGGATCGACGAGGGGCGGCTCGCGCCCGTCGACCCCGTGCATCTTCTCTTCATGATCTGGGCGATGACCCAGCATTACGCCGATTTCGACGTGCAGGTCCGCGCGATCCTCGATGAGCGCGTCGATCGCCCGACCTTCGGCGAGGAGGCCGCGAGGGCCGTCCTCTCCATCGTGATGAACGGCGTCTCCCCGCGCTGA
- a CDS encoding Zn-dependent hydrolase codes for MSLATNLQTDGDRLWDTLAEMARIGPGVAGGNNRQALTDEDGQARRLFQSWCEAAGLSMAVDTMGNMFFRREGAEPELPPVYMGSHLDTQPTGGKYDGVLGVLGALEVARTLNDADIRTRHPIVVVNWTNEEGARFAPAMLASGVFAGLHEEAWAKERVDAKGKSFGEELRRIGWEGDEPVGLRPIHALFELHIEQGPILEDEGIDIGVVTHGQGLYWLEVTLTGRDTHTGSTPMLKRRNAGLGMARVTELVHAVAMSHQPHAVGAVGHVDVYPNSRNVVPGRVVFTVDIRSPDKVVLDDMRARIEAGIAEIAEELGLQSSVEEVGHFDPVAFDEGCVAAVRDAAGKLGYSHRDIVSGAGHDACWINRVAPTAMIFCPCVEGLSHNEAEEITKEWAKSGADVLFHAVVETAGIVE; via the coding sequence ATGAGCCTTGCCACCAATCTCCAGACCGACGGCGACCGGCTTTGGGACACGCTGGCCGAGATGGCGAGGATCGGCCCGGGCGTGGCCGGGGGCAACAACCGGCAGGCGCTGACGGACGAGGACGGGCAGGCGCGGCGTCTCTTCCAGTCCTGGTGCGAGGCTGCGGGCCTTTCGATGGCCGTGGACACGATGGGCAACATGTTCTTCCGCCGCGAAGGCGCCGAGCCGGAGCTGCCCCCCGTCTATATGGGCTCGCATCTCGACACCCAGCCCACGGGCGGAAAATATGACGGGGTTCTGGGCGTGCTCGGCGCGCTGGAGGTGGCGCGCACGCTGAACGATGCGGACATCCGCACCAGGCACCCTATCGTCGTCGTGAACTGGACGAACGAGGAGGGCGCGCGCTTCGCGCCCGCGATGCTGGCCTCCGGCGTCTTCGCCGGCCTGCACGAGGAGGCCTGGGCCAAGGAGCGCGTGGACGCCAAGGGCAAGAGCTTCGGCGAGGAGCTGAGGCGCATCGGCTGGGAAGGCGACGAGCCGGTCGGCCTGCGGCCCATCCATGCGCTGTTCGAGCTGCATATCGAGCAGGGGCCGATCCTGGAGGACGAGGGGATCGACATCGGCGTCGTCACCCACGGGCAGGGGCTCTACTGGCTGGAGGTCACGCTGACCGGCCGGGACACGCACACCGGTTCCACGCCCATGCTCAAGCGCCGCAATGCCGGGCTCGGCATGGCGCGCGTCACCGAGCTGGTCCACGCGGTGGCGATGAGCCACCAGCCCCATGCGGTGGGGGCCGTCGGGCATGTGGACGTCTATCCCAACTCGCGCAACGTGGTGCCGGGCAGGGTGGTCTTCACGGTGGACATCCGCTCTCCGGATAAGGTGGTGCTGGACGACATGCGCGCCCGCATCGAGGCGGGCATCGCCGAGATCGCGGAGGAGCTCGGCCTTCAGTCGAGCGTGGAGGAGGTGGGGCATTTCGACCCCGTGGCCTTCGACGAGGGCTGCGTGGCGGCGGTGCGCGATGCCGCCGGCAAGCTCGGCTACTCCCACCGGGACATCGTCTCGGGCGCGGGCCACGACGCCTGCTGGATCAACCGCGTGGCGCCCACCGCCATGATCTTCTGCCCCTGCGTGGAAGGGCTGTCGCACAACGAGGCCGAGGAGATCACGAAGGAGTGGGCCAAGTCCGGCGCGGACGTGCTCTTCCACGCCGTGGTCGAGACGGCGGGGATCGTGGAGTGA
- a CDS encoding SDR family NAD(P)-dependent oxidoreductase, with protein MSATATPLAVVTGASTGIGFELARICAAEGYDLLIAADEPQIEEAAAELRRAGGNVEAIETDLASVEGVDALLACLGGRRVDALLANAGRGLGHGFLDQDFATARRVVDTNITGTLYLIQKIGQDMRARDAGRILVTGSIAGFIPGAFQAVYNGTKAFLNSFALALRNELKDTKVSVTVLMPGPTETEFFRRADMLDTDVGQAGKDDPADVARTGFDAMMKGEADAASGWKNKIQSAVANITPQAILAQHHRKMAEPGSGQD; from the coding sequence ATGTCCGCCACCGCAACACCGCTCGCCGTCGTCACCGGCGCTTCCACCGGCATCGGCTTCGAGCTCGCCCGGATCTGCGCCGCCGAGGGGTATGACCTCCTCATCGCGGCGGACGAGCCGCAGATCGAGGAAGCGGCCGCCGAGCTTCGACGCGCGGGAGGCAATGTCGAGGCGATCGAGACCGATCTTGCGAGCGTCGAGGGCGTCGATGCGCTGCTGGCCTGCCTCGGCGGGCGCCGCGTGGACGCGCTGCTGGCCAATGCCGGGCGGGGCCTCGGCCACGGCTTTCTCGACCAGGACTTCGCCACGGCGCGCCGGGTGGTGGACACCAACATCACCGGCACCCTCTACCTCATCCAGAAGATCGGGCAGGACATGCGCGCCCGCGATGCCGGGCGCATCCTCGTCACCGGCTCGATCGCCGGCTTCATTCCGGGCGCCTTCCAGGCCGTCTACAACGGCACGAAGGCGTTCCTCAACAGCTTCGCCCTCGCCCTGCGCAACGAGTTGAAGGACACGAAGGTCAGCGTCACCGTGCTGATGCCCGGGCCGACCGAGACCGAGTTCTTCCGCCGGGCGGACATGCTGGACACCGATGTCGGCCAGGCCGGCAAGGACGATCCGGCCGACGTGGCCCGCACCGGCTTCGACGCGATGATGAAGGGCGAGGCGGACGCGGCGAGCGGCTGGAAGAACAAGATCCAGTCGGCCGTGGCCAACATCACGCCGCAGGCGATCCTCGCGCAGCATCACCGGAAGATGGCAGAGCCCGGTTCCGGCCAGGATTGA